The genomic window TTGTGTTGGATGGAAATGCCCATGTAAGTTATGGGGGTAAAGAATCCGGATTAGAGCAGGGAGACTTGTTTTTCTTTGAAAAAGGCAACCCCTGCTCAGTGGATGCCCGAAACATGACGCTGATACTGGTCACTGCCCCCGCATGGTTTCCTGAGCAGTCTAAGTTGGAATCCTCACCAGGAAACTTCCTGCCTGGAAAATCCCAAAATCTGGTCAAAAAATCCAACGCAGTTGAAATAAAAAATGGGCCAAACTGCACAGTCCATGAGCACTACTTTCCATCAAAAGACCTGGGATTTGCAACTGCCGATATGGAGGGAAGGTACCCCGACAAGGGCTTCGCTACAAACACCGCCTGCAGCCAGATTTATTACGTGCTTGAAGGGCAGGCAAAAGTTCACTACGAAGGAAAGGAATACCCGATGAAAGCAGGTGACGCATTCTTCTTTGAAAAAGGAAAGCCCTACTCCCTAGAATGCAGGGGTCTAAAAGTCGCAGTTGCAAATGCGCCTGCCTGGTACGCAGACCAATACAAAATTGTGCCTGAAGAGTAAACGGCACTACAGTTATGCCGCTAGTCAAACATGCTAGCTGAAAACATAGGCATGCCTCGCCTTGGCGGGCCGTGCCCTGGAAGCAATGCATCCACATCAAGCTGCGCAAGCTTTTTCAGGGATGCCTTAAGCTCGTCTATGTTTCCGCTTGGAAGGTCTGTTCTTCCAAATCCGTCAGAAAAAAGCGTGTCTCCGGAAATTAAAATTCTCTTGTTTTTTTCGTAAAGGCAGATGCTCCCTCTTGTGTGGCCTGGAGTATGCAAAACCCTAAACCGGTAGGAAGGAGTTTTTATCT from Candidatus Aenigmatarchaeota archaeon includes these protein-coding regions:
- a CDS encoding cupin domain-containing protein, translated to MLIRKEESVPKKAGERHTVWEYEFPYKDLGFATAYMDGRYPEQNQIVNSKCDEVYFVLDGNAHVSYGGKESGLEQGDLFFFEKGNPCSVDARNMTLILVTAPAWFPEQSKLESSPGNFLPGKSQNLVKKSNAVEIKNGPNCTVHEHYFPSKDLGFATADMEGRYPDKGFATNTACSQIYYVLEGQAKVHYEGKEYPMKAGDAFFFEKGKPYSLECRGLKVAVANAPAWYADQYKIVPEE